Proteins found in one Gordonia sp. PDNC005 genomic segment:
- a CDS encoding FAD-binding dehydrogenase, with protein MTDSTTDINGFTPDAIVVGAGLAGLVAAHELALAGRRVLILDQENRNNLGGQAFWSLGGLFLVDSPEQRRLGIKDSSALAWQDWKGSAAFDRLGAGNEDEWPERWARAYLDFAEHEKRDYLHALGLRFTPVVGWAERGGTVADGHGNSVPRFHLTWGTGPEVVRVFREPVEKAEARGLIRFAFRHRVDELITDDGAVVGVSGSVLEATDADRGVATGRDVVGAFEFRAPTVLVTSGGIGHNFDLMKQYWPTERLGPFPKHIIAGVPAHVDGRMLGITEQAGGRIVNRDRVWAYTEGIHNWDPIWPDHAIRIIPGPSSMWFDADGERLPAPNFPGCDTNATMAAILKGGHDYSWFVLTESIIEKEFALSGSEQNPDITEKDLKLAFGRIKSKGAPGPVEAFKQKGVDFVVADTLDELVKGMNELSRGGTVEVERLREQIEARDREVANKYGKDAQLHLIRGARNYLGDKVVRVASPHRLLDPAHGPLIAVRLNILSRKTLGGLNTDLDSRVLGEDGTPIPGLYAAGEVAGFGGGGVHGYNALEGTFLGGCIFSGRAAGRAAARITGGNA; from the coding sequence GTGACAGACAGTACGACGGACATCAATGGGTTCACGCCGGACGCGATCGTCGTGGGCGCCGGGCTCGCGGGCCTCGTGGCCGCGCACGAACTCGCGCTCGCCGGTCGGCGTGTGCTGATCCTCGACCAGGAGAACCGCAACAATCTCGGCGGCCAGGCGTTCTGGAGTCTCGGCGGACTCTTCCTCGTCGATTCGCCCGAACAGCGTCGACTCGGAATCAAAGACTCGTCGGCGCTCGCGTGGCAGGACTGGAAGGGCTCGGCGGCGTTCGACCGGCTCGGTGCGGGCAACGAAGACGAATGGCCCGAGCGGTGGGCGCGTGCCTACCTCGACTTCGCCGAACACGAGAAGCGCGACTACCTGCACGCCCTCGGACTCCGGTTCACTCCGGTGGTCGGCTGGGCCGAGCGGGGCGGTACGGTCGCCGACGGTCACGGCAACTCGGTGCCGCGCTTCCACCTCACGTGGGGAACCGGCCCCGAAGTGGTCCGAGTGTTCCGCGAACCCGTCGAGAAGGCCGAAGCTCGCGGCCTCATCCGCTTCGCATTCCGCCACCGCGTCGACGAGCTGATCACCGACGACGGCGCGGTCGTCGGCGTCTCGGGCAGTGTTTTGGAGGCGACAGACGCAGACCGCGGTGTGGCGACCGGCCGCGACGTCGTCGGCGCTTTCGAATTCCGGGCTCCGACCGTGCTCGTGACCTCCGGCGGCATCGGCCACAACTTCGACCTCATGAAGCAATACTGGCCCACCGAACGCCTCGGACCGTTCCCGAAGCACATCATCGCCGGTGTGCCTGCGCACGTCGACGGCCGGATGCTCGGGATCACCGAGCAGGCCGGTGGACGCATCGTCAACCGGGATCGGGTGTGGGCCTACACCGAAGGCATCCACAACTGGGATCCGATCTGGCCGGACCATGCGATCCGGATCATCCCCGGACCGTCGTCGATGTGGTTCGACGCCGACGGCGAACGACTGCCCGCACCGAACTTTCCCGGCTGCGACACCAACGCCACCATGGCGGCGATCCTCAAGGGCGGGCACGACTACTCCTGGTTTGTGCTCACCGAGTCGATCATCGAGAAGGAGTTCGCGCTGTCCGGGTCGGAACAGAACCCGGACATCACCGAGAAGGACCTCAAGCTCGCTTTCGGGCGCATCAAGAGCAAGGGAGCTCCAGGCCCGGTTGAGGCGTTCAAGCAGAAGGGTGTCGACTTCGTCGTCGCCGACACGTTGGACGAACTGGTGAAGGGAATGAACGAGCTCTCTCGCGGCGGCACTGTCGAGGTCGAGCGGCTTCGCGAACAGATCGAGGCCCGAGACCGCGAAGTGGCGAACAAGTACGGCAAAGACGCTCAGCTTCATCTGATCCGAGGCGCCCGGAACTACCTCGGGGACAAGGTGGTTCGTGTCGCGTCGCCGCACCGCCTCCTCGACCCGGCACACGGTCCGCTCATCGCTGTTCGGCTGAACATCCTCTCCCGTAAGACGCTCGGTGGTCTGAACACCGATCTCGACTCCCGCGTACTCGGCGAGGACGGGACGCCGATTCCGGGGCTGTACGCTGCGGGTGAGGTCGCAGGGTTCGGCGGCGGGGGCGTCCACGGATACAACGCACTCGAGGGCACATTCCTGGGTGGCTGCATCTTCTCCGGACGCGCGGCAGGACGGGCAGCGGCCCGAATCACGGGAGGCAACGCATGA
- a CDS encoding helix-turn-helix domain-containing protein — MTSVLSVPVARSLAERVAAEVRAGDETVVDALISAIVASDSYYAEATMLTAEQLREACVGNLRAMVEALADRSRIDLRPAHAAGRLKAELGIPISSLLRAFRLGGRALWDRITELADGPGDIELSGVAADLWEIVDTYSDAAVQAYHDTEIDLTRADEMRAARLVRSLFDDHSGHPSRLLEAMRGLGLPESGVFGVVVADCDPTTLTAASLRRGVAALGVQSAWDMHVDSVVGLVIAPTVDDAYRAAEYVCATTDGRVGIGSPFSSPMAIVSALAEARSAVGAGCMGVTRFGDDPIAHLLASDTAAGDVAAAQILGPVLGLSDTERTDLLAVLDAWFRCGGSAAAVAEALFCHRNTVRYRMRKISDLTGRDTTDPAQSAELYVALRAVQLRAV, encoded by the coding sequence ATGACTTCCGTGTTGTCGGTGCCTGTGGCCCGGAGCCTCGCCGAACGTGTGGCCGCCGAGGTGCGCGCCGGCGACGAAACTGTTGTCGACGCTTTGATCAGTGCGATCGTGGCCTCGGACTCGTACTACGCCGAGGCGACGATGTTGACCGCCGAGCAGTTGCGCGAGGCCTGTGTCGGAAATCTGCGCGCGATGGTCGAAGCACTGGCAGACCGGTCGCGAATCGATCTGCGTCCGGCACACGCGGCCGGTCGACTCAAAGCCGAACTCGGCATCCCGATCTCCTCGTTGCTGCGAGCATTCCGCCTCGGTGGACGAGCGCTATGGGATCGGATCACCGAACTCGCCGACGGCCCAGGCGACATCGAGTTGAGTGGGGTCGCCGCCGACCTGTGGGAGATCGTCGACACCTACTCCGATGCGGCAGTGCAGGCCTATCACGACACCGAGATCGACTTGACCAGGGCCGACGAGATGCGAGCGGCACGGCTCGTCAGATCGCTGTTCGACGATCACTCCGGGCACCCGTCGCGGCTGCTGGAAGCGATGCGGGGTCTTGGGCTTCCGGAATCCGGTGTGTTCGGGGTCGTCGTCGCCGACTGCGACCCGACCACGTTGACGGCGGCGAGTCTGCGCCGAGGGGTGGCGGCGCTGGGTGTGCAGTCGGCCTGGGACATGCACGTCGATTCGGTGGTCGGCCTGGTCATCGCGCCGACCGTCGATGACGCGTACCGGGCGGCCGAGTACGTCTGCGCCACGACCGATGGCCGGGTCGGCATCGGATCCCCGTTCTCGTCGCCGATGGCCATCGTCTCCGCACTCGCGGAGGCGCGCAGTGCGGTTGGGGCGGGGTGCATGGGTGTGACACGGTTCGGTGACGACCCGATCGCGCATCTGCTGGCCTCGGACACCGCGGCGGGGGACGTGGCAGCCGCTCAGATTCTCGGGCCGGTCCTCGGTCTGTCCGACACTGAGCGCACCGACCTGCTCGCGGTCCTCGACGCATGGTTCCGTTGCGGTGGGTCGGCCGCGGCGGTCGCCGAGGCGCTCTTCTGCCATCGGAACACGGTGCGTTACCGGATGCGGAAGATCAGCGACCTGACCGGTCGTGACACCACCGACCCGGCTCAGTCGGCCGAGCTCTATGTGGCACTGCGGGCTGTGCAGTTGCGCGCCGTCTGA
- a CDS encoding aldehyde dehydrogenase family protein codes for MASTTADQSIAAVDRAIADLTDGERRWAALSLTERADLFDTVRDLAVAHAGEWVDAAITIKKLDPESPLVGEEWMSGPYAFAGGLGVVAQSLRALAAGDSPLAGATFGEASGHTTVQAMPAGLNDMLLLSGFSAQVWLQEGVTRADALRDAGLAQHHPEQTGGVGVVLGAGNIMSIAPLDTLYELVAFNRVVALKLNPVTDALLPTFQTVFAPLIELGAVRILTGGADIGKLLVEHSGVAHVHMTGSAITHDAIVWGTGPEAAERKKAGTPLLSVPVTSELGGVSPTIVLPGKWSRADLEFQAAHVATQRLHNGGYNCVASQSVIVSADWPQRDEFLAALKKAFDTAPARPAYYPGSDSRVDGAVATYPEAGRFGPGGRRVLVEGLAASKDEPLLTTEYFAPVLGVVELPGAGAEFARAAVDAANNEFAGTLGVNLIAHPKTIRELGATFDDLIADLRYGTIAVNAWTGLGFLTPTATWGAFPGHTIDDVQSGIGVVHNAWLINRPERTVIRGPFRPAPRSVIHAEWALSPKPPWFVNNRSSATTGRLLAQFAGAPSLTKLPAIVVSALKG; via the coding sequence GTGGCATCCACGACCGCCGACCAGTCCATCGCCGCCGTCGACCGAGCGATCGCCGACCTCACCGACGGCGAGCGCCGCTGGGCCGCCCTGTCGCTCACCGAGCGCGCCGATCTGTTCGACACGGTCCGAGACCTCGCCGTCGCGCATGCAGGCGAATGGGTCGACGCCGCGATCACGATCAAGAAGCTGGATCCGGAGTCTCCACTCGTCGGCGAGGAGTGGATGTCGGGGCCGTACGCGTTCGCGGGCGGTCTCGGTGTGGTCGCCCAGTCACTGCGCGCACTCGCCGCAGGCGACAGCCCACTCGCCGGCGCCACCTTCGGTGAGGCATCGGGGCACACCACCGTGCAGGCGATGCCGGCAGGCCTCAACGACATGCTTCTGCTCAGCGGATTCTCCGCCCAGGTGTGGCTGCAGGAGGGTGTGACCCGAGCCGACGCGCTCCGCGATGCCGGTCTCGCCCAGCACCACCCGGAGCAGACCGGCGGTGTCGGAGTGGTTCTCGGCGCGGGCAACATCATGTCGATCGCCCCGCTCGACACGCTCTACGAACTCGTCGCGTTCAATCGTGTCGTAGCACTCAAGCTGAACCCGGTCACCGACGCGTTGCTGCCGACGTTCCAGACCGTCTTCGCACCGCTGATCGAACTCGGGGCAGTCCGAATCCTCACCGGTGGCGCCGACATCGGAAAGCTGCTCGTCGAGCACTCGGGTGTGGCCCACGTCCACATGACCGGCAGCGCGATCACCCACGACGCAATCGTGTGGGGCACCGGACCGGAGGCCGCGGAGCGCAAAAAGGCCGGCACTCCCCTCCTCTCGGTGCCGGTGACGAGTGAACTCGGCGGAGTGTCGCCGACTATCGTCCTGCCCGGCAAATGGTCACGCGCCGACCTCGAATTCCAGGCCGCGCATGTGGCTACGCAACGCCTCCACAACGGCGGGTACAACTGCGTGGCTTCGCAATCGGTGATCGTCTCCGCCGATTGGCCGCAGCGCGACGAGTTCCTCGCCGCCTTGAAGAAGGCATTCGACACCGCACCGGCTCGACCCGCGTACTACCCGGGCAGCGACAGCCGTGTCGACGGCGCGGTCGCAACGTACCCCGAAGCAGGACGATTCGGCCCGGGCGGTCGACGTGTCCTCGTCGAAGGTCTGGCGGCCTCGAAGGACGAACCTCTCCTGACCACCGAGTACTTCGCTCCGGTCCTGGGCGTCGTTGAACTGCCAGGTGCCGGGGCCGAGTTCGCACGCGCCGCGGTCGACGCCGCGAACAACGAGTTCGCCGGCACACTCGGCGTGAATCTGATCGCGCATCCCAAGACGATCCGCGAACTCGGCGCCACGTTCGACGACCTGATCGCCGACCTGCGGTACGGCACCATCGCTGTGAACGCCTGGACCGGCCTCGGATTCCTCACGCCAACCGCGACGTGGGGCGCCTTCCCCGGCCACACGATCGATGACGTCCAGAGCGGGATCGGCGTAGTCCACAACGCGTGGCTCATCAACCGCCCCGAGCGCACGGTGATCCGCGGTCCGTTCCGCCCAGCACCACGATCGGTCATCCACGCCGAGTGGGCGCTGTCGCCCAAGCCGCCGTGGTTCGTCAACAACCGTTCGTCGGCGACCACCGGACGCCTGCTCGCTCAATTCGCGGGCGCACCGAGCCTCACCAAGCTGCCCGCCATCGTCGTCTCGGCGCTGAAGGGCTGA
- a CDS encoding GMC family oxidoreductase N-terminal domain-containing protein, protein MTIPTQTEYIVVGAGSAGAVVAARLAERGRQVVLLEAGPEKKDKFTAIPAAFSKLFKSDLDWNYQTAAQPGLGGRSIFFPRGKVLGGSSSMNAMMWVRGFAADYDAWAQAAGDEWGYASVLEYFKRIEAVEASNDPDHGRSGPLHVSKQRSPREYTEMFLQAVEKAGYRREQANTASPEGFTETMVNQHRGARWSTSEAYLDPARSRKNLTIVTGALARKVVLDGTRAVGVEVSHGGRTQTIRASREVILSGGAINTPQLLMLSGIGAPDQLRPLGLDVVVDAPEVGANLSDHLVSMFGYRVPSGTLADAEKPLQLINYLARRRGMLTSNVAEAYGFFRSRDDLELPDLEMIYAPAPFYDEGIGEPDGHGLVAGPILVAPKSRGTVTLTSADPTAKVLVDPKYLSDPDGADRAAMLHGLRVAHTILHTEPMRSVIGDLARPRRAASTLDETVAIALEQNSHTLYHPTGTCRMGSDEASVVAPDLTVRGITGLRVADASVMPTIVRGHTHAPSVVIGERAADLITA, encoded by the coding sequence GTGACCATCCCCACGCAGACCGAGTACATCGTCGTCGGAGCGGGTTCGGCAGGCGCAGTCGTCGCCGCGCGTCTCGCCGAACGAGGACGGCAGGTTGTGCTCCTCGAGGCCGGCCCAGAGAAGAAGGACAAGTTCACCGCCATCCCCGCGGCCTTCTCCAAACTGTTCAAGTCCGACCTCGACTGGAACTACCAGACCGCGGCCCAGCCCGGCCTCGGAGGCCGCAGCATCTTCTTTCCTCGCGGGAAGGTTCTCGGTGGGTCGTCGTCGATGAACGCGATGATGTGGGTCCGCGGCTTCGCCGCCGACTACGACGCGTGGGCGCAGGCCGCAGGCGACGAGTGGGGCTACGCGAGTGTGCTCGAGTATTTCAAGCGGATCGAGGCCGTCGAGGCCTCGAATGACCCCGACCACGGACGCAGCGGCCCACTTCACGTGTCCAAGCAGCGGAGTCCGCGCGAGTACACCGAGATGTTCCTCCAAGCCGTCGAGAAGGCAGGCTATCGGCGCGAGCAGGCGAACACGGCGTCACCCGAGGGTTTCACCGAGACGATGGTCAACCAGCATCGCGGCGCTCGCTGGAGCACCTCGGAGGCGTACCTCGATCCGGCACGCAGCCGCAAGAACCTGACGATCGTGACCGGTGCACTCGCGCGCAAGGTGGTGTTGGACGGGACCCGCGCCGTGGGAGTCGAGGTGAGCCACGGCGGACGGACGCAGACGATTCGCGCGTCACGCGAGGTGATCCTCAGCGGCGGTGCGATCAACACTCCGCAGTTGCTGATGCTGTCCGGGATCGGGGCACCCGACCAGTTGCGGCCACTCGGCCTGGATGTTGTCGTCGACGCCCCCGAGGTCGGCGCCAATCTCTCCGACCATCTCGTCTCGATGTTCGGCTATCGCGTCCCCTCCGGCACTCTCGCCGATGCGGAGAAACCCCTTCAGCTCATCAACTACCTGGCTCGACGCCGCGGGATGCTCACGTCGAACGTCGCCGAGGCGTACGGGTTCTTCCGTTCGCGCGATGATCTGGAACTGCCCGATCTCGAGATGATCTACGCACCCGCGCCGTTCTACGACGAGGGCATCGGGGAACCCGACGGGCACGGCCTGGTCGCGGGACCGATTCTGGTCGCGCCGAAGAGTCGCGGGACCGTGACCCTCACGTCCGCCGACCCGACGGCCAAGGTGCTCGTGGATCCGAAGTACCTGTCCGACCCCGACGGCGCCGACCGTGCCGCGATGCTTCATGGCCTGCGCGTGGCCCACACGATTCTGCACACCGAACCGATGCGCAGTGTGATCGGCGACCTGGCCCGCCCGAGACGCGCGGCGTCGACGCTCGACGAGACAGTCGCGATCGCGTTGGAGCAGAACTCGCACACCCTCTATCACCCGACCGGAACGTGTCGGATGGGCTCGGACGAGGCGAGCGTGGTCGCCCCCGACCTGACGGTCCGCGGGATCACGGGGCTCCGTGTCGCAGACGCGTCGGTGATGCCGACGATCGTCCGCGGCCACACTCACGCGCCGTCGGTCGTGATCGGTGAGCGGGCCGCGGATCTCATCACGGCGTGA
- a CDS encoding helix-turn-helix transcriptional regulator, giving the protein MFGLAIDDYDNLPIEVLPVGTDYGADTVLPLHSHRRAQLLYGSRGVMDVVTDDGRWFVPAERAVLIPPLTPHQVHMHGVSTWSVYIEPGAVPWWPTVCRVIDVGPLLREILGEVSRIPIDPMRSERDATLVSLMLHEVRALAPSPFEVILPDSEPLRGLCRNYLEHPDAGLTTGEWAGAASMSMRTFDRRFRAETGLSAAVWRTRARLLASMPMLMTDTVTEVSGRLGYSSPASFTAAFTKALGSPPSAFRGPRRGDTA; this is encoded by the coding sequence GTGTTCGGATTGGCGATCGACGACTACGACAACCTTCCGATCGAAGTGCTCCCGGTCGGTACCGACTACGGTGCGGACACCGTTCTCCCGCTGCACAGCCATCGTCGGGCGCAGTTGCTGTACGGATCGCGCGGAGTGATGGACGTCGTGACAGACGACGGCCGATGGTTCGTACCGGCCGAGCGCGCCGTGCTCATCCCGCCCCTCACCCCTCACCAGGTGCACATGCACGGGGTGTCCACCTGGAGCGTGTACATCGAACCTGGCGCCGTGCCGTGGTGGCCGACGGTTTGCAGGGTGATCGACGTCGGACCGCTGCTTCGCGAGATCCTCGGCGAGGTCAGTCGAATACCGATCGACCCGATGCGGTCCGAGCGCGACGCAACGCTCGTCTCGCTGATGCTGCACGAGGTGAGGGCCCTCGCACCGTCGCCGTTCGAGGTGATCCTCCCGGACTCCGAACCACTCCGCGGACTGTGTCGGAACTACCTCGAGCACCCGGACGCGGGCCTGACCACAGGCGAATGGGCAGGCGCGGCCTCGATGAGCATGCGCACGTTCGACCGCAGGTTCCGCGCGGAGACAGGCCTCAGCGCTGCGGTGTGGCGGACACGGGCCCGCCTGCTCGCATCGATGCCGATGCTGATGACGGATACGGTCACAGAGGTGTCGGGTCGGTTGGGATACTCCTCACCAGCCTCCTTCACAGCGGCGTTCACCAAAGCCCTCGGATCGCCACCGTCAGCGTTCCGGGGCCCACGACGAGGCGACACCGCCTGA
- a CDS encoding SDR family oxidoreductase — translation MTNSTTRTALVTGASSGIGLEVARLLAARGYRVLGTSRNPATIPADKRLAGVEYVALDLADRDSIVACADAVGDVDIVVHNAGESQSGALEELPADAVDRLFQTNVFGVVQLTQRLLPGMRARGYGRVITVGSMLASFPLAFRGSYVAAKAALKGFAASARQELSPFGVWVAHVEPGSIATGIGERRTKYTADDSVYKADVDTMITHLDANEKGGISPVKVAEVIVKAIEADPPREFYAVGSNAPVVFLLKRLMPVGIVSSIIARKHGLRR, via the coding sequence ATGACGAACAGCACCACTCGGACGGCACTCGTGACGGGAGCCTCGTCGGGAATCGGACTCGAGGTAGCCCGCCTGCTCGCGGCGCGCGGGTACCGAGTCCTGGGAACGTCGCGCAATCCGGCGACGATCCCAGCGGACAAGAGGTTGGCCGGTGTCGAGTACGTCGCCCTCGACCTCGCCGATCGCGATTCGATCGTGGCGTGCGCCGATGCCGTCGGCGACGTGGACATCGTGGTGCACAACGCAGGCGAGAGTCAGTCCGGTGCCCTGGAGGAACTTCCCGCCGATGCGGTGGACCGACTGTTCCAGACCAACGTGTTCGGCGTCGTCCAGCTGACCCAGAGACTTCTGCCCGGCATGCGGGCCCGCGGGTACGGCCGCGTCATCACCGTCGGGTCGATGCTTGCGAGTTTCCCGCTCGCGTTCCGTGGCTCGTACGTCGCCGCGAAGGCCGCGCTGAAGGGCTTCGCCGCATCGGCGCGTCAGGAACTCTCGCCGTTCGGCGTCTGGGTGGCACACGTCGAACCGGGATCGATCGCGACCGGGATCGGTGAACGCCGCACCAAGTACACCGCCGACGACTCGGTCTACAAGGCGGACGTCGACACGATGATCACCCATCTCGATGCCAACGAGAAGGGCGGGATCTCGCCCGTCAAAGTCGCCGAAGTGATCGTCAAGGCGATCGAAGCCGACCCGCCGCGCGAGTTCTACGCGGTCGGGTCGAACGCTCCGGTCGTCTTCCTGCTCAAACGGCTCATGCCCGTCGGAATCGTGTCGTCGATCATCGCTCGCAAGCACGGCCTGCGGCGGTGA
- a CDS encoding nitroreductase family protein, with product MEYDDVVRTTFAAREFTADDVSDDDLYRILETARFAPSGGNRQGAHVVVVRDAETKRALADLSRTGARRYLAQKAAGENPWNPVHPTTVTQSNLDDVRGLDAFVAPIADAPVVLVVTIDLAAVAALDSDLDRIAVVPGGSVYPLVWNILTGARAAGYGGTITTMAVAQEPAVRELLGIPEPHALAAVVPLGRPVKQLTRLRRAEVEAFVTRERFDGSAFGS from the coding sequence ATGGAATACGACGACGTGGTCCGCACGACGTTCGCCGCGCGCGAGTTCACCGCCGACGACGTGTCCGACGACGACCTTTACCGGATTCTCGAGACCGCGAGGTTCGCGCCGAGCGGCGGCAACCGCCAGGGAGCCCACGTCGTTGTGGTCCGCGACGCGGAGACGAAAAGGGCGCTGGCCGACTTGAGCAGGACCGGTGCCCGCCGGTACCTCGCTCAGAAGGCGGCAGGGGAGAACCCCTGGAATCCTGTCCACCCGACGACTGTCACCCAGTCGAATCTGGACGATGTCCGAGGTCTCGATGCGTTTGTCGCGCCGATCGCCGATGCGCCGGTGGTGCTTGTCGTCACGATCGACTTGGCAGCGGTCGCAGCGCTGGACTCCGATCTCGACCGCATAGCGGTCGTGCCTGGCGGGTCCGTGTATCCGCTGGTATGGAACATCTTGACCGGCGCGCGGGCGGCGGGGTACGGCGGCACCATCACCACGATGGCGGTGGCTCAGGAGCCTGCCGTCCGTGAACTCCTCGGGATTCCCGAGCCGCACGCCCTGGCCGCCGTCGTCCCGTTGGGGCGACCGGTGAAGCAATTGACCAGGCTGCGCCGCGCCGAAGTGGAGGCGTTCGTGACCCGGGAGCGATTCGACGGCTCGGCGTTCGGGTCCTGA
- a CDS encoding alpha/beta hydrolase: MTTRTGTVPGEIDLCFEEFGDAADPAVLLIMGLGAQMVHWRTEFCEKIAAAGYHVIRFDNRDSGLSGKLDGVHSGGAPLPIKLLQFFVGMPVSGSAYTLNDMADDALRVLDHVGVDRAHIVGASMGGMIAQVFAADHPDRTLSATVIMSSNNRPFLPPPGPRQMLALISPPPKGATREQLIERSARMYGIIGSPVFPAPLDVAIANVTEYIERSYYPIGFARQFAAILGSGRLDGHNRRTTARTLVLHGTHDKLMRPSGARAVAKTVPDARLVMVEGMAHDLPEPLWDQIVGELTAHFAD; the protein is encoded by the coding sequence ATGACAACACGTACCGGAACGGTTCCCGGCGAGATCGACTTGTGCTTCGAGGAGTTCGGCGATGCGGCGGACCCGGCGGTGCTGCTGATCATGGGCCTCGGCGCACAGATGGTGCACTGGCGGACCGAGTTCTGCGAGAAGATCGCCGCCGCCGGTTACCACGTGATCAGGTTCGACAATCGCGATTCAGGGCTGTCGGGCAAGCTCGACGGGGTGCACTCCGGAGGTGCTCCACTGCCGATCAAACTTCTGCAGTTCTTCGTCGGCATGCCGGTGTCGGGGTCCGCCTACACGCTGAACGACATGGCCGATGACGCACTACGGGTCCTCGATCACGTGGGCGTCGACCGTGCGCACATCGTCGGCGCATCGATGGGCGGGATGATCGCGCAGGTGTTCGCGGCCGATCATCCTGACCGCACGCTGTCGGCGACCGTCATCATGTCGAGCAACAACCGCCCGTTCCTCCCGCCTCCCGGGCCCCGTCAGATGCTCGCGTTGATCTCGCCTCCCCCGAAGGGCGCGACTCGCGAACAACTCATCGAACGCAGCGCGCGCATGTACGGAATCATCGGGAGCCCGGTGTTTCCGGCTCCACTCGACGTCGCGATCGCCAACGTCACCGAGTACATCGAACGCTCGTACTACCCGATAGGTTTCGCCCGCCAGTTCGCGGCCATCCTGGGGTCCGGCCGCCTCGACGGACACAACCGCCGGACGACAGCACGAACGCTGGTTCTGCACGGCACCCACGACAAGCTGATGCGGCCGTCCGGTGCGCGCGCCGTCGCGAAGACTGTGCCGGATGCACGCCTGGTGATGGTCGAAGGCATGGCCCACGACCTGCCGGAGCCGCTGTGGGACCAGATCGTCGGCGAGTTGACGGCGCACTTCGCGGATTGA
- a CDS encoding sulfite exporter TauE/SafE family protein, whose amino-acid sequence MTTTVLLIIGVAVGVTTVLFGFGGGFVTVPVITIVDAALGDGAIRVATATSALVMVVNAAVATASTRRRVLARLGGRAGLVGLLAFGGALGAWAGRLAPDSVIAWGFVAYVAVTVLDLVLRPGFVRRLRVNPTADIGTAGLPTWTGVPIGTVAAFLGVGGSVMTVPLLRRAGSTMTDAAALANPLTLAIVIPAVVVSLAGRSDMAPASDLVGSVDVRAAAALLAASIPVVVLLRRRPPTIPDRLHAIVYIVLLIAAGVVVATVH is encoded by the coding sequence ATGACAACAACCGTGCTCTTGATCATCGGCGTGGCGGTGGGCGTCACCACCGTCCTGTTCGGCTTCGGCGGCGGGTTCGTGACGGTCCCGGTGATCACCATCGTCGACGCCGCGCTCGGCGACGGCGCCATCCGAGTCGCCACCGCAACGTCGGCGCTGGTGATGGTGGTCAACGCCGCGGTGGCCACCGCGTCCACGCGACGTCGTGTGCTCGCACGACTCGGCGGCCGGGCCGGACTGGTCGGGTTGCTCGCCTTCGGCGGAGCCCTCGGCGCGTGGGCGGGCCGTCTCGCACCGGACTCGGTGATCGCCTGGGGCTTCGTCGCCTATGTCGCTGTGACGGTTCTCGACCTTGTGCTCCGACCGGGTTTTGTCCGACGACTGCGAGTGAATCCGACCGCGGACATCGGGACTGCCGGTCTACCGACGTGGACGGGTGTCCCGATCGGAACGGTCGCCGCCTTCCTCGGTGTCGGCGGGAGCGTCATGACGGTGCCGCTTCTGCGCCGGGCCGGGTCGACTATGACCGACGCCGCGGCACTCGCCAACCCGCTCACCCTTGCGATCGTGATTCCTGCAGTCGTGGTGTCCCTCGCCGGACGCTCCGACATGGCTCCGGCATCGGATCTTGTCGGGTCCGTTGACGTCCGTGCGGCCGCTGCCCTCCTCGCGGCGTCGATACCCGTGGTGGTCCTGCTTCGACGCCGTCCGCCGACGATTCCCGATCGTCTCCACGCGATCGTCTACATCGTGTTGTTGATCGCCGCCGGCGTTGTCGTCGCGACCGTGCACTGA